From the Ilumatobacteraceae bacterium genome, the window AGTCGGCGGTCACCGCGTCGCTGCCCGACTTCCGACGATGGATGCGGATCAAGGCCACGCTCCACGGCCACCAGGGCGGGCTGCCCTGGTGGGATCAGGTCGCACCGCTCCCCCACGTGTCCGCGTCGATCTCGTGGAGCGAGGGCATCGACTGGGTGCGGACCGCGTTCTCCACGTACAGCAACCAGCTCGCCGGCATCGTCGACCGCGCCCTCGACGAACAGTGGATCGACGCCGAACCGCGCGACGGCAAGACCGGCGGGGCGTTCTGCATGTCGTTCACCGGCGATCGTTCGCTCGTGCTGCTCAACTGGGCGGGGTCGGTCGACTCGGCCCAGACCACGGCTCACGAACTCGGCCACGCCTACCACAACACGACGCTCGCCCAGCGAACGGCGTTGCAGAAGCGGGTGCCGATGGCGCTGGCAGAGACGGCGAGCATCTTCTGCGAGACGTTGGCGGTCGAGGCCGGCCTCGCCCGCCTCGAGGGCCCCGAGCGTTTGGCGTTGCTCGATGTCGACCTCGCCGGCACGAACCAGGTCGTCGTCGACATCCACTCCCGCTTCCTCTTCGAGACCGCCGTGTTCGAGCGGCGGGCCAAGGGCACGCTGGGCATCAGCGAACTCAACGAGCTGATGCTGGAGTGTCAGACCCAGGCGTTCGGTGACGGGGTCGACCCCGAACACCGGCACCCCTACATGTGGGTCCTGAAGCCGCACTACTACGGCTCGCACTTCTACAACTGGCCGTACACGTACGGACTGCTGTTCGGTCTCGGGCTGTACGCCGAGTTCCAGTCGGATCCCGAACGGTTCCGCGTCGGGTACGACGACCTGCTGTCGCGGGCCGGGATGGACACGGCCGAGGAGCTCGGTGCCGCGTTCGGACTCGACGTCACCGACGAGGGCTTCTGGACGGCGAGCCTCGACGTGTGCCGCGACCGCATCGCCCAGTACGAGCAACTCGCCGCCGAACTCTGATGGCCACCACCACCACCACGACCACCAGGTACGACGTCTCGCGCGACGAGCTGACCGAACTCCTCGACGGCACACCGCGCTACCGCGTCGACCAGGTGTGGAGCGGGCTCTACGAGCAGTTCACCGACCCGACCGACTGGACCAACCTGCCCAAGAGCCTGCGCGCCGACCTCGCGGAGCGGCTCCCGAGCGCGCTCACGCTGGTCACCGAGTCGGTCAGCAAGGGCGGCGACACGGTCAAGTTCCTCTGGGAGCTCGAGGGCGGCAGCCGCGTCGAGACCGTGCTGATGCTCTACCCCGATCGAGCGACCGTGTGCATCTCGAGCCAGGCCGGCTGCGCGATGGGGTGCGGATTCTGCGCCACCGGGCAAGCCGGTTTCACCCGCCACCTGACCGTCGGCGAGATCGTCGAGCAGGTCGCCCAGGCCACACGGCGGGCCCGCGAATCCGACCGTCGTGTCTCCAACATCGTGTTCATGGGCATGGGCGAGCCACTCGCCAACGAAGCCACGGTGTGGTCGTCGATCGAGCGACTCCACGGCGACATCGGGTTGTCGGCACGTCACATCACGGTCAGCACCGTCGGCATCATCCCCGGCATCCGCAAGCTCGCCGAGCGCCCGCTGCCCGTCAACCTGGCGGTGTCGATGCACGCCGCCAACGACACGCTGCGCAACGAGCTGGTGCCGATCAACCAGCGCTACCCGATCTCCGAGCTGATGCAGGCGTGCCGCGACTACCTCGAGGTCAAGAACCGGCGGATCAGTTTCGAGTGGGCGATGATCAGCGGTGTCAACGATCGCGACAGCGACGCGGCCGAACTCGCCGATCTGTGCCGCGAGCTCCGACCGCGAGCGCACGTCAACCTCATCCCGCTGAACCCGACCCCTGGGTATCCCACCGTCGGGTCGACGCTGAAGCGGGTGTACCAGTTCCGCGACCTGCTCGAGTCGCTCGGCGCGAACGCGACGGTCCGCCAGAACCGTGGCACCGAGATCGATGCCGCATGCGGTCAGCTCGCCGCCGGCCAGCCGGTCACGCTCGGACGGCGCGCGACGACGGCCGACGGCGACGCCTGAGGCTCAGCGGACCGACGGGTCGGTCCACTTGCTCGGACTCGACGGTGCCGGGCCGCTCGCGACGGCGATCGCCTCGTCGATCGTGGCGACCCGTCGGGCCATGGCGCGGTGCTCGGGCTTGATCAGCCCGGCGGCGACCGCGTCGTCGAAGAAGCGGAAGAGGGACTCGTAGTAGCCACCCACGTCGAGGAACGCGACGGGCTTGGCGATGATCCCGATCTGGTTCCACGTCAGGATCTCGAGCACCTCGTCGAGGGTGCCGAACCCGCCGGGCAGCGCGATGAACCCGCCGGAACGGTCGGCCATCGCCGCCTTGCGGCTGTGCATCGTGTCGGTGACGACGAGTTCGGTGACGCCCGTGTGTTCGATCTCCCGCCCGGTGAGCGCTTCGGGGATGAACCCGATCACGTCGCCGCCCGCGCGCAGCGCGGCATCGGCCACGATACCCATCAGCCCGACCCGCCCGCCGCCGTACACCACCGCATGACCGGACCGCGCCAGACCGACGCCCAGTTCCGCGGCCGCCTCCGCCAGTGCGGGGTCGGACCCCGGGTTGGCCCCGCAGAACACACAGATCGCCCTCGACGCCATGGGTCACAGGATGCCAGAGCGACCCGACCAGGTGTTCACTGGTTACCGCGCAGTATTCTCGACGCATGGACGAGACCCCCGTCGCCCCCGACCTCGACGCCGCCGCCGGCGTCCTCGACATCGCATCCGGGGTGATCGCATCGGGCGTCGAGCGGCTCACCGAACTCGGCGGCCCCGACGCCCAGCAGGTCTTCGCCTACGAACTCGCCCACGGCGGCGCCGGGATCGCCACCGCCACCTCGATGCTGTCGTACGGCGCCAGGGGTGACGTCGAGGCCCGCCTGACCTGCGGTTTCGTCGCCGACGCCGTGCACGACCTCGCCGGCAAGGTGCTCGGACGCGAACAGCTGTGGGGCGTCGACCAGGATGCGCTCGACGGCGCGAGGGCGTTCATCGCGACCTATCGCGACCCGGCGTTCGTCGCCTCGCTCGCCACGACACCCGGCCCGCGCCACCTCAGCGACGACATGGACATGGTCCGTGACGCGTTCGGTTCCTTCGCCGGCGACGTCGTCGCCCCGCACGCCGAGCACGTGCACCGCACCAACGACGACGTGCCGGAGGAGATCATCGCCGGACTCGCCGAGATCGGCGCGTTCGGGCTCAGTGTCCCGGCCGAGTACGGCGGCTTCAGCGAGGGAGGCGATGCGGAGTACCTCGGCATGGTCGTCGCCACCGAAGAGCTGAGTCGGGCCAGCCTCGGCATCGGCGGGTCGCTGATCACCCGCCCCGAGATCCTCACCCGAGCGCTGGTCGCCGGCGGCACCGAAGCACAGAAGTCGACCTGGCTGCCCAAACTCGCGACCGCCGAGGTCATGCCGGCCGTCGCGGTCACCGAACCCGACTTCGGCAGCGACGTCGCCAACCTCAAGGTGACCGCCACGCCGGCCGCCGGCCCCGACGGGCAGGACGGCTACGTCATCAACGGCGTCAAGACGTGGTGCACCTTCGGCGCTCGGGCCGACGCACTGGCGCTCCTCGCTCGTACCGACCCCGACCGTTCGAGAGGCCACCGCGGCCTCAGTCTGTTCATCGTGCCCAAGCCGCGCGGCGACGCCCACGGTTTCGAGTTCAGCCAGGACCCGGTGTCCACCGGCGACGGCGAGCGGGTCGGCAAGATGGAGGGCCGCCCGATCGACACGATCGGCTATCGGGGCATGCACTCGTACGAGATCGCGCTCGAAGACTGGTGGGTGCCCGCCGAGAATCTCGTCGGCGAGGCCGACGGGCAAGGCAAGGGGTTCTACCTCCAGATGGCCGGTTTCGAGAACGGCCGCCTCCAGACCGCGGCCCGGGCGATCGGCGTGATGCAAGCGGCCTACGACGAGG encodes:
- a CDS encoding M3 family oligoendopeptidase, with protein sequence MSTTDAETTELPRWSVADVHESLEARSVADAHERIGAGATRLVALFDEHDIRAVEPRPVTPADGAAADAVIGAYNALSEEFQELGATVYATVTTDSRDELAQSLASQLDVQEAKIGPLLARLADWVHALGVDDLAGVSTAVAEHRGPLQRLDERASHQMSEREEGLYAELSTTGSGAWGRLMQDVTSQLTTDVEFPDGRTETLPMPAVRGLATSTDPVVRRAAYDAEMRAWPTVTTPVAAAMNAIKGEATTINRRRNWDSPLEASLFANSVSRATFDAMQSAVTASLPDFRRWMRIKATLHGHQGGLPWWDQVAPLPHVSASISWSEGIDWVRTAFSTYSNQLAGIVDRALDEQWIDAEPRDGKTGGAFCMSFTGDRSLVLLNWAGSVDSAQTTAHELGHAYHNTTLAQRTALQKRVPMALAETASIFCETLAVEAGLARLEGPERLALLDVDLAGTNQVVVDIHSRFLFETAVFERRAKGTLGISELNELMLECQTQAFGDGVDPEHRHPYMWVLKPHYYGSHFYNWPYTYGLLFGLGLYAEFQSDPERFRVGYDDLLSRAGMDTAEELGAAFGLDVTDEGFWTASLDVCRDRIAQYEQLAAEL
- the rlmN gene encoding 23S rRNA (adenine(2503)-C(2))-methyltransferase RlmN — protein: MATTTTTTTRYDVSRDELTELLDGTPRYRVDQVWSGLYEQFTDPTDWTNLPKSLRADLAERLPSALTLVTESVSKGGDTVKFLWELEGGSRVETVLMLYPDRATVCISSQAGCAMGCGFCATGQAGFTRHLTVGEIVEQVAQATRRARESDRRVSNIVFMGMGEPLANEATVWSSIERLHGDIGLSARHITVSTVGIIPGIRKLAERPLPVNLAVSMHAANDTLRNELVPINQRYPISELMQACRDYLEVKNRRISFEWAMISGVNDRDSDAAELADLCRELRPRAHVNLIPLNPTPGYPTVGSTLKRVYQFRDLLESLGANATVRQNRGTEIDAACGQLAAGQPVTLGRRATTADGDA
- a CDS encoding TIGR00730 family Rossman fold protein, translating into MASRAICVFCGANPGSDPALAEAAAELGVGLARSGHAVVYGGGRVGLMGIVADAALRAGGDVIGFIPEALTGREIEHTGVTELVVTDTMHSRKAAMADRSGGFIALPGGFGTLDEVLEILTWNQIGIIAKPVAFLDVGGYYESLFRFFDDAVAAGLIKPEHRAMARRVATIDEAIAVASGPAPSSPSKWTDPSVR
- a CDS encoding acyl-CoA dehydrogenase family protein, with product MDETPVAPDLDAAAGVLDIASGVIASGVERLTELGGPDAQQVFAYELAHGGAGIATATSMLSYGARGDVEARLTCGFVADAVHDLAGKVLGREQLWGVDQDALDGARAFIATYRDPAFVASLATTPGPRHLSDDMDMVRDAFGSFAGDVVAPHAEHVHRTNDDVPEEIIAGLAEIGAFGLSVPAEYGGFSEGGDAEYLGMVVATEELSRASLGIGGSLITRPEILTRALVAGGTEAQKSTWLPKLATAEVMPAVAVTEPDFGSDVANLKVTATPAAGPDGQDGYVINGVKTWCTFGARADALALLARTDPDRSRGHRGLSLFIVPKPRGDAHGFEFSQDPVSTGDGERVGKMEGRPIDTIGYRGMHSYEIALEDWWVPAENLVGEADGQGKGFYLQMAGFENGRLQTAARAIGVMQAAYDEAVEYAQNRAVFGSNIVEYQLTQAKLGRMAMIIQASRQFSLEVATLMAQGKGAMEASMVKAYVCKAAEWVTREAMQIHGGFGYAEEYPVSRLFVDARVLSIFEGADETLCLKVIARRLTAG